A single uncultured Fretibacterium sp. DNA region contains:
- a CDS encoding glycosyltransferase: MLTVPLAVIIATKNRSEAIERYALASLERSAFRDFVCVVWDASDDDRTREAVEDGAWTFSIRYFKAPRPGSSSQRNDAVDYVLEYIPSVRYMLFIDDDSELLRGALEGVLQTFGDEEVWGVNVPHVPVLEGDGNEGKEIRKETRASSGSRVMTSYLHNKGICPEPHGIDVDWLSGCGMAFRREVFGERGLRFPEEFQRFGGYALGEDLALSFYLHRKMGRRLKNAVSGTLRHHAAGGARLNVANMAASKWYNFHLLFDCLYDDVRGPRCLWLKVKFKLFMLAAALRLLRRARSFDVVSVLRGITAAKRALREFHVNRDIRTLICRPGENAVEENG, translated from the coding sequence ATGCTGACCGTTCCCCTGGCTGTGATCATCGCCACGAAGAACCGCAGTGAAGCGATCGAGAGATATGCGCTTGCCAGTCTGGAGCGTTCGGCGTTTCGGGATTTTGTCTGCGTGGTCTGGGACGCCAGCGACGACGATCGGACCCGAGAGGCGGTGGAGGATGGCGCTTGGACTTTTTCCATTCGGTATTTCAAGGCGCCCAGACCAGGCTCCTCATCCCAACGTAACGATGCGGTGGACTATGTCCTGGAGTATATCCCCTCCGTGCGCTATATGCTCTTTATCGATGACGACAGCGAGTTGTTGCGGGGCGCTCTGGAGGGGGTTCTCCAGACCTTTGGGGACGAGGAGGTTTGGGGCGTCAATGTCCCGCATGTTCCGGTCCTGGAGGGAGACGGCAACGAGGGAAAGGAGATTCGGAAGGAAACCCGCGCTTCGTCCGGGTCGCGTGTCATGACCTCTTATCTCCATAATAAGGGGATCTGCCCCGAACCGCACGGCATCGACGTGGATTGGCTGAGCGGATGTGGAATGGCCTTTCGGAGAGAGGTTTTTGGGGAGCGCGGGCTTCGTTTCCCCGAGGAGTTCCAGCGCTTTGGTGGGTATGCTCTGGGGGAGGATTTGGCTTTGTCCTTTTACCTGCATAGAAAAATGGGCAGGAGACTGAAGAATGCCGTTTCGGGAACCCTGAGGCATCATGCGGCCGGCGGCGCCCGCTTGAACGTCGCCAACATGGCGGCCTCCAAGTGGTACAATTTTCATCTGCTGTTCGATTGCCTCTACGACGACGTGCGAGGCCCGAGGTGCCTGTGGCTGAAGGTCAAGTTCAAGCTGTTCATGCTCGCGGCGGCCCTCAGGCTTCTGAGAAGAGCTCGCAGTTTTGATGTGGTCTCCGTACTTCGTGGAATTACCGCGGCAAAACGTGCATTACGTGAATTTCATGTGAACCGGGATATTCGAACGTTGATCTGCCGGCCTGGAGAAAACGCAG